The genomic stretch ATATTTACCCCACGTCACACTCTTTGGAGCATACTGACGAGTTGAATTCAATCTCAAAATCGCCAACGACAAAAACATAGCCACCACAACTGCAAAATAAATCACATCCTCACTACAAATCAACCCCGCAATCATCTCGCCCGAACGACCGGAAATACAAAGCCAATAAGTGATATCCCGCACGAATTCATAACTCTGCCCCACTTGATTCAAGTAATTTAAAGCTGCCAAAATAACCAATGTTCCAATACCGGCCACAACCTGATAAGATGTTAATGAAGACACGAACAAACCGATTGCCGCATAAGCACACAACAAAAGATACAATCCCAACAAACCAGACAAAGCCTCACCCCAGCCAAAATTATCGATAACGCATCCGCCAAACAACACCATCACGAATAACACACCCATCAACACTAACCCGTACAACATCATAGACAAAAACTTACCCAAAATAATATGAGTAGACGTCACCGGAGATGCGTACAACAACTTGATCGAACCACTACTATACTCTCTACTCATCAACGACATTGTCAGCAAAGGCATGTAAAGATAAAGATACTGTTGCACTACCGTGAACAAACCTCTCATTCCTCCCAACAAATTGGCTGTCAAAAATCCCCAACTATACCCTAACGTATTTGCCTGTGCTTGTTCTCCAATCAAATCAATAAACTGCATTCCTACCTGGAACGAGAACACCACTAAAATGAACCACGCAACCGGAGAATAAAACAACGTGGCTAACTCCGCTTTTGCTATTTTATATATTCGTCTCATAATATCTTACTTCATATTAATTTACATACTACTTTCTTTTCCCTCTCGCCGCATTTTTCGACAACTGGGCAAACACGGCATCCAATGAACTCTTTTCAATAACCAACTCAATCAAACCCCATCCTCGGGTAACGCACTGCTCGGCAACCCGCTTAGCCGTATCCTGATCTCCGTCATACCGTAAACGGAAACGTCTTTCCGACAACGTCTCCACTTTAGAAATACCCGGCAACATCAAATCACACTCCATCGGAGGCGTATCTAGTTCAAGCAACAACGTGTTCGGCTGAATATAATTATCAAACTGCTCTATTGTCCCCGAAAAAATCATCTGCCCGTTCTCGATCATCTTGATCTCCCGACACGTGGCCTGTACTTCCGAAAGAATATGAGTAGACAACAACACGGAACGTTCTTCTGCGATCTCCTTAATCAAATGACGCACTTCCACAATTTGATTTGGGTCCAACCCGTTAGTCGGTTCGTCCAGCACAACAAACTTCGGGTTATGCACGATCGCTTGAGCAATTCCCACCCGTTGCTGGTAACCACCGGAAAGATTACGCAACACCCGTTTACTGAAATGAGTAATCCCACAACGCTCCTTCGCCTCATCCACGGCCGCTTTGATACGAGTCTTATCAACCATATGTAATTCCGCACAATACGTCAGGTACTCGTCCACCGTGAAGTCCAAATGCAAGGGAGCTTTCTGGGGCAAGAAACCCACGTTCTTTTTCGCCTCCACCGGATTCTCCCGTAAATTAATACCATTTATATAAACATTTCCCTCCGTCTGTTTCAACACCCCGCAAATAATATTCATCGTGGTCGACTTTCCGGCTCCATTAGAACCCAAAAGTCCCAAAATACCCCGTTGATTAATCTCAAAATCAATATCTCGGATAGCCCACTGAACACTGTAACGATGAGACAAATGTTCTACTTTTACAATCGAATTTTCCATACAACAATTTCATTAAATTATTTCATACAACGAACTTAAACACCTCTTTTAAATACAGACCGATCCTATGCTATCGCTAAAAAGCGATAGCATAAAAAAGTTCTGTCATTATTAATAAACTGCTTTACTTACTCCGAATACTTTGCATTAGCATTTCCGATCTTCTGGAAATCAATGCCATATTCCTCTAGGAAATATTTCTTCAATATATCATGCTTCTTTTTCACTAGCGGATAAGTCAAATAAGTCGCCCAAGAATTGGACTCCGTTTCCGCATGACTAATCATATTCATCAGATAATGCCTCAAATCATTCGTCCTCGACAATTCCGTTGTTCCATAAACAATGTAAGTACACCAATCATACACGGATCCGTAAGACTCTTCCATATCTATACTCGGAACAAATCCTCTCGTTCTAGCCTCTACTCCAGCTGTAGCCTTCTTGGAATAATCACTCACATAATAAAATTCATCTGGCGCCACAAGTGCTCCGGAATTAATCAAATGCTTCAGGAATTCCTGCTGCAACACATTTTTAAAAGATTTCTCCACCGCTCCCGATAATGAAACGATATCCTTATTCAATCCCGCAATAGCCAACGTATTCGTGGTCAAATAAACTTTATAATAAGTCGCCGGTCTCTCGTACGTATAGGTCTGTTTAATTGAATCCGCCATCAATATCCGGTAAGGTAAATTCTTCTGCAAAAAATCCTCAGGATAAAAATCCAACCAGATTCGTTCCATTACATCCAACCAATCCCCGGCATAAACAGGGTCTCCCAATATAGTCCCGTATGAATAATTAGCACTACTACCCACACTCACTTGAGTCCAATTAAAATCCTTCTGCGTGTACTCGTACAGAAAATACGAACCATACGTGTTGAAAAGCTCCACGATACGATCATCCGCTGAAGATTTTCCCTGTGGCAATTGATAACTTCCTACAAATGGAATATCCGGTCCTAAATCCTTATCATCCGAGCAAGCCGTCCACGTGCTTAAAGCGACAAGCACAAAAACAAATATCTTTCGCATAATTCTCTTTTTTATGATTATTCTACAACTCCTTGTCTTAAAGGTTCGCTATCAGAAACGTTCTGCACCAATTGACGATTCTTTTCCATCACACTCGGAGGGATCGGAAGCGTATACATCCGATCCTTTTCCTTCAACGTGTACACCATCTTCGGGGCGGTCTCACTCTCCTGATAAACATGCTTGATCTCTGGCATACCATAACGCCGCAAGTCAAACCAACGATGTCCTTCAAAACAAAGCTCCAAACGCCGTTCCTTACGAATCGTATCCAATAATGCCACGGGATCCGTGATATTTACATCTTCATACCCCTCGATACGTTTTTTTCGAAGTTCATTCAAATCAGACAATGCCTCCGCACTTTTATCCGGCATCTGGGCATAAGCCTCAGCTCGATTCAAATAAGCTTCCGATAAACGCAAACACTGTCTCGGTTCACCCTCAACACCATACTTATTATAAATATACCCTCTAAACTTTCCTCCCGCAGCATAATCCTCAATAATATACATCCCCATTCTCTTATCATTAGCCGTATACAAACTCAACAAGTCCGAACTAAAAGTAAAAGCACTACTAAAACTAGCGATACTACTTCCAAAAATCCATAAAGTTTCATTCATTGTATAACTATTCATACCCGCAAAATCACCGTCTTCCAAAGAAGTCAGATCACTCAATCCCTTACCTAAGCGAATAGCCTCCGTAGCCGCTTGTGCTGCATCACTCCATTGTTCCATGTAAAGATACACGCGGGATAATAAAACCTTCACGGCAGGAAGATTTATTCGATAATTCCCTATCACGACCTCATATTTCTCGAACAAACGTGCAGAAGCATTCAAATCTTCTAAAATCCGTTCGTATACCTTTTCCACGGTCTCCCGGGGACCACCGATTTCCTCGTTTACAGCGGAAACCAACTTCAAGGGAACACCCAATGCCGTCTTATTATAATTATAAGGTTCACCATACAAGTTCACCAACCAAAAATAATAATAAGCCCTTAATGCCAAAGCCTCGGCCTGCACTTTTTCACGTTCGGCTTCCGTGCCGATTGCATCACCAATATAATCCAACACGGCATTACATCCCTTGATCCTCTCGTAAAACTGGTAATATTCCGTGGAAGCCAATACAACTCCTTCGTTCCGTCGGAACATATCCGGCTGCCAAGTAAACATAGGAAACCACGCCTCAGCTTCCGTACTTCCCAAAACATTTCCCACCAATTCCTGTCCCAACCAGTTCATCTCTTTATCATCATCCAACTGGGCACAAATCGCCCCGGGATAATTAGACACACTGGGATAACCGCTCCCCATCAGCAACTCGCTAAAATCCGTAACCGTTTTAGGAATAACCTCATCCTGCGATTCTTCATTTAAAAAATCGGAACAACCTCCCCACGACAAAGTCCACACCGCAAGAATCACCCACTTAAATATATCTTTTATATTCATCTCTTCTATTTTAAATTTCAACATCAAAATGCCACACTCAATGACAACGACATCGTACGCCTAGTGGGCCATCCACCTGTCTCCGGATCAATCCCCTCCCATTTCTTATCGAATACAATCATAAATGGGTTAGACATACTTACCCCTAAACTCAAACTATTAGCATGTATGGCTTGCAAAATTTTCTCTCCGAATTGATAATTCAACGATAATTGCGTGCAACGAATAAAATCAGTATCGGCTACTCGGATATCCGCCAAATTATACATTTGATAAGGAGTTTTATAACTTCCGGATCCCGGTAATGCCAATGCATCTGTCCGGCCTCGTCCCGGCAAAGAGGGATAAATAGTCTCATCCCCGGGATTTTTCCAACGATTCAACAATTTCCGCGAAACATTTAATTCCGGAGAAGGAAGCCCTTTTTGGCCATTGGATGTATTATACAAATCCGGGATACGTCCCTGTCCTCCAAACTGCATGGAAAAATTCGCTTGTAACCGCAAATTCTTATAACGAAACGAGGTTGAAAGCCCTCCACTAAAATCCGGTTCATCCTTACCGCTATAAACCAAATAATTCATAAAATTATCCGTATCCAAATCCAAATTCTTAAACAGAGGTGTTCCATCCTCCGGGTCAAGTCCGTCAAACTCTAAAGAATAAAAACTTGAATACGACTCCCCGTTTACGATACACGTCCCATTCAAAAAATCATCCAACGTATTCACCCGTTCATTATTCGTTTGTTTATTTTTCGTAACAGCTGTATTCACTGAAAACTGCCAGGTGAAATCCTTATTCCGAACAGGAACCACGTTCACGGTTAAATCATACCCCTTATTCTCCATCTTTGAACCGAAAATCACGGAATTTTGCATACCATTCTCCGCCGGCACATCCCTGGATGACAATACATCACTATCCTTCTTGAACATATTAGCCACCAAATTCAAACGCCCCTTCAAAAAAGACAAATCCACGCTAAAATTCCACGTTTTTGTTTTCTCCCAGCCCAGATTATCATAAGGCAAACTCCTAATGTTTAAAGTATATTGTTTATACTGATTATGGAAACCGCCATCCGAAGCGATCAAATAAGGAGACACGGTTTCCACCGCCATTCCCTGGTAACCGTACGAGGCCGAAAGATCAAGCCCGTCAATCCAATCCCAACCCGCTACAAAATGTTCGTTCCCCACTCTCCACTTTAAACCAGCAGACCAGGTAGGACGGAATTTTTTATCCGGATCCTGCCCGAAGCGGTTAGAAGCATCCAAACGGGCATTAAAATTCAACACGTAACGATTATCATACGAGTAAATGCCCGTAAAATATTCGCTCAAAGAATTATTCTCCCGGTTCACCACCTTACGGTTTGTCCTCATATTCTCATAAAGATCATTATCCAAGGTAGTTCTCCCGACTGGCGTATAAGTAAGAGGCACACTCGCGAATCCTTCTCCCCGGAACTTCAAATAGCCGAAAGTCTTATTATTTGCCCCCGTTGTTTTGGCTGAAGTTGCTTCAATACCCAACTGCACGGTAAAACGATGTACATCATTCAATGTTTTGTCATACACTAAACTATTCCGGAAAGTATAAGTCCGTACGGAAGTCTCCTCCGTGTATAACAAACCACCCCATGGCAAACGGGAAGCTTTTTCTTCCGCACTATTGGCCAACACACTTCCGTACTCATACCCTCTCGTTTGGGTGATATAAAACGAATTCTCTGTCGCCCAACTTTTAATATTAGAAGAAGACAAATCGTAAGAAAACACTCCCTGATATTGTAAGCCTGGCAACAACTCCCAATTTAAATCCAAAGTTGCGGACAATTTCTTTGAATTATTCTTGTTTCCTGTATTTTTCCGTTCATTAATAATATTATAATTGTACACATTTTTCAAGCTCTTGACCGTACTCAAGACCCCCATTTTCTCATGATAGAAATACGTCCCGTCCTCATTATATGCGGGAATTACCCGAGAAGTACTATAAGCATAATTAAACGGGTTCACATCATAAGCAAAACCATCCGTAGTCCGATAACTCCCGTTAAGCATAAAACTCGTACGAAAAGAGGAAGTAAACCTCACCGTCGTGTTCGAACTCACCGAAAAATTAGCCATTTCATTCCCGATAGCTTCCCCGATCGTTTCGGAAATATTAATTGAAGTCCGATTAGAAATCTTATCCGACCCACCGGTCACGCTCAACGAATGTGTATGGCTCACTGAATTTCGGAATAAAATATCAAACCAATCCGTGTTCACTCGTTCCAACCGACGAAACTCCTCTAGCATCTCACTTTCGGTAATTTCCTTGCTATTCAACTTCGCTACCAATCCCTCATACCCGATAGATAAAATGGAAGACGGGAAAGACACTCTCTCTTCATATATCTCCTGTGACAACCGCATCCGTTCCTGTGAATTCATCTGCTCATACAACCCATAATGAGGCCGCTGTCCCACGGTCAACGTACCGCTATATGAAACAGAAGTTCTCCCTGTTTGAGCTCTTTTTGTCGTGATCACGATTACCCCGTTAGCTGCATTTGACCCGTAAATAGCCGTGGCCGAAGCGTCCTTCAACACAGTCAACGTCTCAATATCATTAGGATTTAACCAAGAAATAGCATTGGCTACAATCGTACGCATATCCTCTATATCCCCGGATAAATCTTCCTGCATAGCAATCGGATCGCGCTGAATCACCCCATCAACAACCCAAATCGGTTCTTGATTTCCCAGCAAAGTAGAAGTCCCTCTTACCCTAATCTTCGGATTTGCCCCAACTTGTCCCGTATTCATACGAACCGTCATACCGGGAACAACTCCTTGCAACATCTGGTCAATAGAAGTCACGCCAGCCACTTTAATATCATCTACTTTTACGGAAGTTACTGCTCCCACATAACTACCCTTATTAATATTCATGTACCCGGTCACTACAACATCCTCCAACGTTTTCACATCCTCCTTCATCACCACG from Butyricimonas virosa encodes the following:
- a CDS encoding ABC transporter ATP-binding protein gives rise to the protein MENSIVKVEHLSHRYSVQWAIRDIDFEINQRGILGLLGSNGAGKSTTMNIICGVLKQTEGNVYINGINLRENPVEAKKNVGFLPQKAPLHLDFTVDEYLTYCAELHMVDKTRIKAAVDEAKERCGITHFSKRVLRNLSGGYQQRVGIAQAIVHNPKFVVLDEPTNGLDPNQIVEVRHLIKEIAEERSVLLSTHILSEVQATCREIKMIENGQMIFSGTIEQFDNYIQPNTLLLELDTPPMECDLMLPGISKVETLSERRFRLRYDGDQDTAKRVAEQCVTRGWGLIELVIEKSSLDAVFAQLSKNAARGKRK
- a CDS encoding RagB/SusD family nutrient uptake outer membrane protein; amino-acid sequence: MNIKDIFKWVILAVWTLSWGGCSDFLNEESQDEVIPKTVTDFSELLMGSGYPSVSNYPGAICAQLDDDKEMNWLGQELVGNVLGSTEAEAWFPMFTWQPDMFRRNEGVVLASTEYYQFYERIKGCNAVLDYIGDAIGTEAEREKVQAEALALRAYYYFWLVNLYGEPYNYNKTALGVPLKLVSAVNEEIGGPRETVEKVYERILEDLNASARLFEKYEVVIGNYRINLPAVKVLLSRVYLYMEQWSDAAQAATEAIRLGKGLSDLTSLEDGDFAGMNSYTMNETLWIFGSSIASFSSAFTFSSDLLSLYTANDKRMGMYIIEDYAAGGKFRGYIYNKYGVEGEPRQCLRLSEAYLNRAEAYAQMPDKSAEALSDLNELRKKRIEGYEDVNITDPVALLDTIRKERRLELCFEGHRWFDLRRYGMPEIKHVYQESETAPKMVYTLKEKDRMYTLPIPPSVMEKNRQLVQNVSDSEPLRQGVVE
- a CDS encoding SusC/RagA family TonB-linked outer membrane protein, with the translated sequence MKLFFLLTCCFTLSLSANSLAQQERVSLKMKNVGVEELFDEVQRQTKLYFLFNIEQVKPLGKISLDVENETVESVLMSVFKDSDLTYVFNGNMIVVRPRDAQEDKEVKKIVITGKVSDTKKQPLPGVTVQMKGVAIGTATGHDGKYSLTIPNAPKKFTLVYSFVGMLTQEIVYAGKDTINVVMKEDVKTLEDVVVTGYMNINKGSYVGAVTSVKVDDIKVAGVTSIDQMLQGVVPGMTVRMNTGQVGANPKIRVRGTSTLLGNQEPIWVVDGVIQRDPIAMQEDLSGDIEDMRTIVANAISWLNPNDIETLTVLKDASATAIYGSNAANGVIVITTKRAQTGRTSVSYSGTLTVGQRPHYGLYEQMNSQERMRLSQEIYEERVSFPSSILSIGYEGLVAKLNSKEITESEMLEEFRRLERVNTDWFDILFRNSVSHTHSLSVTGGSDKISNRTSINISETIGEAIGNEMANFSVSSNTTVRFTSSFRTSFMLNGSYRTTDGFAYDVNPFNYAYSTSRVIPAYNEDGTYFYHEKMGVLSTVKSLKNVYNYNIINERKNTGNKNNSKKLSATLDLNWELLPGLQYQGVFSYDLSSSNIKSWATENSFYITQTRGYEYGSVLANSAEEKASRLPWGGLLYTEETSVRTYTFRNSLVYDKTLNDVHRFTVQLGIEATSAKTTGANNKTFGYLKFRGEGFASVPLTYTPVGRTTLDNDLYENMRTNRKVVNRENNSLSEYFTGIYSYDNRYVLNFNARLDASNRFGQDPDKKFRPTWSAGLKWRVGNEHFVAGWDWIDGLDLSASYGYQGMAVETVSPYLIASDGGFHNQYKQYTLNIRSLPYDNLGWEKTKTWNFSVDLSFLKGRLNLVANMFKKDSDVLSSRDVPAENGMQNSVIFGSKMENKGYDLTVNVVPVRNKDFTWQFSVNTAVTKNKQTNNERVNTLDDFLNGTCIVNGESYSSFYSLEFDGLDPEDGTPLFKNLDLDTDNFMNYLVYSGKDEPDFSGGLSTSFRYKNLRLQANFSMQFGGQGRIPDLYNTSNGQKGLPSPELNVSRKLLNRWKNPGDETIYPSLPGRGRTDALALPGSGSYKTPYQMYNLADIRVADTDFIRCTQLSLNYQFGEKILQAIHANSLSLGVSMSNPFMIVFDKKWEGIDPETGGWPTRRTMSLSLSVAF